A stretch of the Arachis stenosperma cultivar V10309 chromosome 6, arast.V10309.gnm1.PFL2, whole genome shotgun sequence genome encodes the following:
- the LOC130935375 gene encoding alanine--tRNA ligase, chloroplastic/mitochondrial isoform X2, with protein MLGNFSFGDYFKKEAIVWAWELSTKEFGLRADRLWVSVFEDDDEAFELWSNEVGVPLERIKRLGKEDNFWTSGVTGPCGPCSELYYDFHPERGYFDADLGDDSRFIEFYNLVFMQYNKKDDGSLEPLKQKNIDTGLGLERMARILQKVPNNYETDLIFPIIEKASKLANVSYGTADDQTKRNLKIIGDHMRAIVFLISDGVAPSNVGRGYVVRRLIRRVVRTGRLLGIKGDGMGDLEGAFLPIIAEKVVELSTNIDSDVRSRSHYIFEELKREELRFVQTLERGEKLLEEKLANALSNAEQNGTAPCLTGEDVFLLYDTYGYPVEITKEVAEERGVSVDINSFDMEMEKQRRQSQAAHNNVKLAMGNGANIAENLPDTEFIGYDNLYAKAIVQSLVIDGDPTAQVSEGSNVEILLNKTPFYAESGGQIGDHGFIYVVEGENQPKAVVEITDVQKSLGNIFVHKGTVRKGVVEVGKEVEAAVDVKLRQRAKDHHTATHLLQAALKKVIGQETSQAGSLVAFERLRFDFNFHRPLLDSELGEIEGLINEWIEAGILLQTKVMPLADAKRAGAIAMFGEKYGEEVRVVEVPGVSMELCGGTHVSNTSEIRGFRIISEQGIASGIRRIEAVAGGAFIEYVNARDIYLKQLCSTLKVKPEEVVTRIENLLEELRAVRNENSALRAKAAVYKASVIASKTLLVGKSEQYRVLVECLDDTDPESLKSAAEYLMETLPDPTAIVLGSCPGEGKVSLVAAFTPGVVNLGIQAGKFIGQIAKLCGGGGGGRPNFAQAGGRKPENLVSALEKAQADLIATLSEKGN; from the exons ATGCTTGGAAACTTCAGCTTTGGTGATTACTTCAAAAAGGAAGCAATTGTATGGGCATGGGAGCTTTCAACCAAAGA GTTTGGTTTGCGAGCAGACAGATTGTGGGTTAGTGTTTTTGAAGACGATGATGAGGCTTTTGAGCTATGGTCTAATGAG GTGGGTGTCCCATTGGAGCGTATAAAGAGGTTGGGTAAAGAGGACAACTTCTGGACCAGTGGAGTGACAGGTCCCTGTGGTCCCTGCTCGGAACTTTATTATGATTTTCATCCTGAAAGGGGATACTTTGATGCT GATCTTGGTGATGATTCGAGGTTTATAGAGTTCTACAATCTAGTATTCATGCAGTACAACAAAAAAGATGATGGTTCCCTTGAACCTCTAAAGCAGAAGAACATAGACACAGGGCTTGGACTAGAACGCATGGCTCGCATCCTTCAAAAG GTTCCAAATAACTATGAAACTGACTTAATATTCCCCATCATAGAGAAGGCCTCTAAATTGGCAAATGTTTCATATGGCACTGCTGACGATCAGACAAAAAGGAATCTGAAG ATTATAGGTGATCACATGCGTGCAATTGTATTTCTCATCTCTGATGGTGTTGCCCCATCAAATGTTGGTAGAGGTTATGTGGTTCGACGGCTTATTAGAAGGGTTGTTCGTACAGGCAGGTTGCTTGGTATAAAAGGTGATGGTATGGGAGACCTTGAAGGAGCATTTTTACCAATTATTGCTGAGAAAGTTGTGGAACTAAGCACCAACATTGATTCTGATGTTAGGAGTAGATCACACTATATCTTTGAGGAATTGAAGAGAGAAGAGCTTCGTTTTGTACAAACATTGGAGAGAGGAGAAAAGTTGCTTGAAGAGAAGCTTGCTAATGCTTTGTCAAATGCTGAGCAAAATGGAACTGCACCTTGCTTGACTGGCGAAGACGTATTTCTTTTGTATGATACTTATGGATACCCTGTTGAAATTACAAAAGAAGTGGCTGAAGAACGTGGTGTGAGTGTTGATATAAATAGTTTTGATATGGAGATGGAGAAGCAAAGGCGTCAATCTCAGGCTGCACACAATAATGTCAAACTTGCCATGGGAAACGGGGCAAATATTGCAGAAAATTTACCTGACACTGAATTTATAGGCTATGACAATCTTTATGCTAAAGCAATTGTACAAAGCCTAGTGATAGATGGTGATCCAACTGCACAAGTTAGTGAAGGGAGTAACGTGGAAATTTTGCTGAACAAGACTCCATTTTATGCTGAATCAGGGGGACAAATTGGAGATCATGGTTTTATTTATGTTGTAGAGGGTGAAAATCAACCAAAAGCTGTTGTGGAGATAACAGATGTTCAGAAGTCTTTAGGTAACATATTTGTTCACAAGGGTACTGTTCGTAAGGGAGTTGTTGAGGTTGGCAAGGAAGTTGAAGCAGCAGTGGATGTAAAGCTGAGGCAGAGAGCTAAG GATCATCATACTGCTACTCATTTATTACAAGCAGCACTAAAGAAAGTGATTGGTCAAGAAACCTCACAAGCTGGTTCTTTGGTGGCATTTGAACGTTTGAGGTTTGATTTCAACTTCCACCGGCCACTTCTTGACAGTGAGCTTGGAGAAATTGAAGGGCTAATCAATGAATGGATTGAAGCAGGAATACTTCTTCAAACCAAAGTGATGCCACTTGCTGATGCAAAGCGTGCTGGAGCTATTGCAATGTTTGGAGAAAAATATGGAGAAGAG GTTCGTGTTGTAGAGGTTCCTGGTGTATCAATGGAACTTTGTGGTGGAACTCATGTCAGTAATACTTCTGAAATTCGTGGTTTTAGGATAATATCAGAGCAGGGTATTGCTTCTGGAATCAGGCGTATAGAAGCTGTTGCTGGGGGAGCTTTTATTGAATATGTCAATGCTCGAGATATTTATCTGAAGCAGTTATGTTCCACTCTCAAA GTTAAACCCGAAGAAGTGGTGACGAGGATAGAAAACCTTCTAGAAGAGTTGCGAGCAGTCAGAAATGAAAATTCTGCCTTGCGTGCCAAAGCCGCAGTCTACAAGGCTTCGGTTATTGCCAGCAAAACATTGTTGGTGGGAAAATCAGAACAGTACAG GGTGCTGGTTGAGTGCTTGGATGATACTGATCCTGAGTCACTTAAAAGTGCTGCGGAATATTTAATGGAAACATTACCAGATCCAACAGCCATTGTACTGGGCTCGTGCCCAGGTGAAGGGAAGGTTAGTCTGGTGGCTGCTTTTACTCCGGGGGTCGTCAATCTGGGGATTCAAGCTGGTAAATTTATTGGACAGATAGCAAAATTATGTGGCGGTGGCGGCGGAGGAAGGCCCAATTTTGCCCAGGCTGGTGGGAGGAAACCTGAAAACCTGGTGTCTGCCCTCGAGAAGGCTCAGGCTGACCTCATAGCCACTCTATCTGAAAAAGGAAACTGA
- the LOC130935375 gene encoding alanine--tRNA ligase, chloroplastic/mitochondrial isoform X1, with protein MEGLAVQLRNPLFLHPKWKRAIPTRAGSGDFGIVAGAIPSFSHSLTPFRAFTSTRTGSAIVAAAAPPSQAQLLAEKEKEFDNLASGDSIRQRFLKFYASRGHKVLPSSSLIPDDPTVLLTIAGMLQFKPIFLGKVPRQVPCATTAQRCIRTNDVENVGHTARHHTFFEMLGNFSFGDYFKKEAIVWAWELSTKEFGLRADRLWVSVFEDDDEAFELWSNEVGVPLERIKRLGKEDNFWTSGVTGPCGPCSELYYDFHPERGYFDADLGDDSRFIEFYNLVFMQYNKKDDGSLEPLKQKNIDTGLGLERMARILQKVPNNYETDLIFPIIEKASKLANVSYGTADDQTKRNLKIIGDHMRAIVFLISDGVAPSNVGRGYVVRRLIRRVVRTGRLLGIKGDGMGDLEGAFLPIIAEKVVELSTNIDSDVRSRSHYIFEELKREELRFVQTLERGEKLLEEKLANALSNAEQNGTAPCLTGEDVFLLYDTYGYPVEITKEVAEERGVSVDINSFDMEMEKQRRQSQAAHNNVKLAMGNGANIAENLPDTEFIGYDNLYAKAIVQSLVIDGDPTAQVSEGSNVEILLNKTPFYAESGGQIGDHGFIYVVEGENQPKAVVEITDVQKSLGNIFVHKGTVRKGVVEVGKEVEAAVDVKLRQRAKDHHTATHLLQAALKKVIGQETSQAGSLVAFERLRFDFNFHRPLLDSELGEIEGLINEWIEAGILLQTKVMPLADAKRAGAIAMFGEKYGEEVRVVEVPGVSMELCGGTHVSNTSEIRGFRIISEQGIASGIRRIEAVAGGAFIEYVNARDIYLKQLCSTLKVKPEEVVTRIENLLEELRAVRNENSALRAKAAVYKASVIASKTLLVGKSEQYRVLVECLDDTDPESLKSAAEYLMETLPDPTAIVLGSCPGEGKVSLVAAFTPGVVNLGIQAGKFIGQIAKLCGGGGGGRPNFAQAGGRKPENLVSALEKAQADLIATLSEKGN; from the exons ATGGAAGGATTGGCGGTTCAGCTTCGGAATCCACTCTTCCTGCATCCAAAATGGAAACGCGCCATTCCCACTCGTGCAGGCTCTGGCGATTTTGGCATTGTAGCAGGAGCCATACCCTCTTTCTCTCACAGTCTCACACCCTTTCGTGCATTCACAAGCACGAGGACTGGATCAG CAATTGTAGCTGCAGCAGCACCACCATCACAGGCCCAACTGCTAGcagagaaggagaaggaatTTGATAATTTAGCGAGTGGGGATTCTATACGGCAGAGATTCCTGAAGTTTTATGCTTCCCGCGGCCACAAGGTCCTTCCTAGTTCGTCTCTCATCCCGGATGACCCCACTGTTCTACTAACAATCGCAGGAATGCTACAATTCAAGCCCATATTCCTCGGGAAG GTTCCAAGGCAGGTACCTTGTGCAACTACTGCACAAAGGTGCATACGTACTAATGATGTTGAGAATGTTGGCCACACTGCTCGACATCATACCTTTTTCGAGATGCTTGGAAACTTCAGCTTTGGTGATTACTTCAAAAAGGAAGCAATTGTATGGGCATGGGAGCTTTCAACCAAAGA GTTTGGTTTGCGAGCAGACAGATTGTGGGTTAGTGTTTTTGAAGACGATGATGAGGCTTTTGAGCTATGGTCTAATGAG GTGGGTGTCCCATTGGAGCGTATAAAGAGGTTGGGTAAAGAGGACAACTTCTGGACCAGTGGAGTGACAGGTCCCTGTGGTCCCTGCTCGGAACTTTATTATGATTTTCATCCTGAAAGGGGATACTTTGATGCT GATCTTGGTGATGATTCGAGGTTTATAGAGTTCTACAATCTAGTATTCATGCAGTACAACAAAAAAGATGATGGTTCCCTTGAACCTCTAAAGCAGAAGAACATAGACACAGGGCTTGGACTAGAACGCATGGCTCGCATCCTTCAAAAG GTTCCAAATAACTATGAAACTGACTTAATATTCCCCATCATAGAGAAGGCCTCTAAATTGGCAAATGTTTCATATGGCACTGCTGACGATCAGACAAAAAGGAATCTGAAG ATTATAGGTGATCACATGCGTGCAATTGTATTTCTCATCTCTGATGGTGTTGCCCCATCAAATGTTGGTAGAGGTTATGTGGTTCGACGGCTTATTAGAAGGGTTGTTCGTACAGGCAGGTTGCTTGGTATAAAAGGTGATGGTATGGGAGACCTTGAAGGAGCATTTTTACCAATTATTGCTGAGAAAGTTGTGGAACTAAGCACCAACATTGATTCTGATGTTAGGAGTAGATCACACTATATCTTTGAGGAATTGAAGAGAGAAGAGCTTCGTTTTGTACAAACATTGGAGAGAGGAGAAAAGTTGCTTGAAGAGAAGCTTGCTAATGCTTTGTCAAATGCTGAGCAAAATGGAACTGCACCTTGCTTGACTGGCGAAGACGTATTTCTTTTGTATGATACTTATGGATACCCTGTTGAAATTACAAAAGAAGTGGCTGAAGAACGTGGTGTGAGTGTTGATATAAATAGTTTTGATATGGAGATGGAGAAGCAAAGGCGTCAATCTCAGGCTGCACACAATAATGTCAAACTTGCCATGGGAAACGGGGCAAATATTGCAGAAAATTTACCTGACACTGAATTTATAGGCTATGACAATCTTTATGCTAAAGCAATTGTACAAAGCCTAGTGATAGATGGTGATCCAACTGCACAAGTTAGTGAAGGGAGTAACGTGGAAATTTTGCTGAACAAGACTCCATTTTATGCTGAATCAGGGGGACAAATTGGAGATCATGGTTTTATTTATGTTGTAGAGGGTGAAAATCAACCAAAAGCTGTTGTGGAGATAACAGATGTTCAGAAGTCTTTAGGTAACATATTTGTTCACAAGGGTACTGTTCGTAAGGGAGTTGTTGAGGTTGGCAAGGAAGTTGAAGCAGCAGTGGATGTAAAGCTGAGGCAGAGAGCTAAG GATCATCATACTGCTACTCATTTATTACAAGCAGCACTAAAGAAAGTGATTGGTCAAGAAACCTCACAAGCTGGTTCTTTGGTGGCATTTGAACGTTTGAGGTTTGATTTCAACTTCCACCGGCCACTTCTTGACAGTGAGCTTGGAGAAATTGAAGGGCTAATCAATGAATGGATTGAAGCAGGAATACTTCTTCAAACCAAAGTGATGCCACTTGCTGATGCAAAGCGTGCTGGAGCTATTGCAATGTTTGGAGAAAAATATGGAGAAGAG GTTCGTGTTGTAGAGGTTCCTGGTGTATCAATGGAACTTTGTGGTGGAACTCATGTCAGTAATACTTCTGAAATTCGTGGTTTTAGGATAATATCAGAGCAGGGTATTGCTTCTGGAATCAGGCGTATAGAAGCTGTTGCTGGGGGAGCTTTTATTGAATATGTCAATGCTCGAGATATTTATCTGAAGCAGTTATGTTCCACTCTCAAA GTTAAACCCGAAGAAGTGGTGACGAGGATAGAAAACCTTCTAGAAGAGTTGCGAGCAGTCAGAAATGAAAATTCTGCCTTGCGTGCCAAAGCCGCAGTCTACAAGGCTTCGGTTATTGCCAGCAAAACATTGTTGGTGGGAAAATCAGAACAGTACAG GGTGCTGGTTGAGTGCTTGGATGATACTGATCCTGAGTCACTTAAAAGTGCTGCGGAATATTTAATGGAAACATTACCAGATCCAACAGCCATTGTACTGGGCTCGTGCCCAGGTGAAGGGAAGGTTAGTCTGGTGGCTGCTTTTACTCCGGGGGTCGTCAATCTGGGGATTCAAGCTGGTAAATTTATTGGACAGATAGCAAAATTATGTGGCGGTGGCGGCGGAGGAAGGCCCAATTTTGCCCAGGCTGGTGGGAGGAAACCTGAAAACCTGGTGTCTGCCCTCGAGAAGGCTCAGGCTGACCTCATAGCCACTCTATCTGAAAAAGGAAACTGA